The segment AAGCTATCCTTCATTCATGTAGTTGACTTCCTAAAAAAACCAAGTCTTGGATTCGTAGATGTAATCCTTGAAGCATCGATCCCAAAGGAGTGGATCCCATTGATCTTGTATCATCTGGAAACCAGATACTCCAACTTTGAGAATGcacatctagacacctcaacGCATTCATAATGTGTCTTGTCGACACTCGATGCTGACgtgacacataaattttgaaaGGTGTTTAGATGATTCTATTTTAAGTTGGAGTGTTTATTTGATAGTTGAGACCAAGTTAAGGTGTCCATCTTTGCCCCAAGTTAGGCATTAGAACTTGCTAGTTTCATGCTTTGCTGCGAGAGAAGATTACAGCTGCAACACTTTACAAGAATCTGGTTCTACATCAGATCTCATGGTAATGAAGGCATACATAAGATATCACAAAAATACTAATATTAGACAGGAATTGAAATGAAGTCCCCATAACACTTGATATCTGTACTTCACCTCAAGATATTGTCTTATCCCATAATTTCTTCAATATGTTTCTTAATCTTGATTACCGACTCTTCAAGCAGGTTGAAAATACCTTAATAATGAGTCAGAAAGGCAAGGCGAATTGGTGGAGTTGGGATTTGAaacttatgaattttaaattatagtCCATCAAAGTAactgagttttaaattagttgtttGGACTCGTTCAATAGATTTTTAAGACAATactgtagacacgtaaaatttattgggtcaaattcatattaaaattggatttgacccatattttattgggtctaaaatcattttgggctataaaaataataatcccattttattcctcatcaaggacttcaaggtccatctcacctagAGGCCAAAATTTATGCCACctgtcaaatgatgtggcatcccagtcaaattaaagaccaatgacGCCAGACCACACTTATAAAATGatgtggcaatccaagtcaaGTTCAAGAGCCAATAAAACATCGCCAAGTGCCCTAAATGACATGTTTTTGtccaatcacaagcaaccttgTCATATAACATTTatgataagcttgaaaattgaatggaccaatcagaatgaggcaaaagaggttatttacacttggactgcctacctcctacaactataaataggagggttaCACAATTTGCTGGGGTCATTCTGaaagcattggaggaagcttctgcattAACTTCACAGTTCTACAACAAATCGACTAACGGAGTTCTGCCCGGAGGTTAACTCAATAAGATGAAGTGCTGTCAAACAATTCCTGAAGATCCAAACAAATTTCTGGGAGGCTCAAATCATTCGGAGCCTCCAAAAAATTTGTTTGGATcttcaggaaaaaaaaaaaaacttaggagagaagaatcaagagaataacaaaattgtacccgcaaaattactttaaataaaattaatttttttgtttatttttatttttgcttgcagttaattttttgcacaatgaaaatttattgcgaacaaattttggcacgtcCAGTGGGATCGGTTCTACTCTCCATCTCTTCTTCctgcaaaatcaaattcaaccactCTTATGGACTTCGAAAATACTAAAGTTGTCTCACGCAAGAACTTTGCTACTGTCACATCTGATGAGCTCAGCCAGGTTGATCCACTCACTTGGCGCAAATTGAAGACTAGTGGTTGGGACGAATCTGAATACTTCACTTCTTTGAAGAAGGCAAAAAAGAGCAAATCTCTTATGGTACCTGGAATTGCAACTCCTGGGGGCAACTTCACATCCTTGCTATGTGATGAACTCTCTCAGACTGGCATCAATTTTAGTGGATCTGAAGATTCGACTGATTCTCCAATTTCATCAAAGGTCAACGCCATAATGGTTGACGCAACTGATATGGATGAAAAGTTCACAATAATGGAACAAATCATTAAACTTTTAAAGAAATCTATTGAGgataaagatcttcaaatcaCTCAAATGATGAATAAGTTGGAGTCCTTCACCCCTGGAGAATCGAGCCATGACCCTGCTTATCCACCCGGCTTTACTCTACAAAATAAAAGTATCGACGAGTCACCTAGCAAGACTAGATCTCAAAAAGAGAAACAATATTCTTCAGTTGGAGCTCTATCTGTTCAGCAATTGCAAGACATGATAACTAACTCTATCAGGCCTCAATATGGCAGAGCACCACAAAGTTCGTTGTATTACTCCAAGCCTTACACAATGTGAATTGACTGTCTATCGATGCCAACAAACTATCAACAACCAAATTTGCAGCAATTTGATGGCAAGGGAAACCCGAGGCAACACATCACCCACTTTGTCAAAACTTGTAGCAATGCTGGAACAAACGGCGATCTCCTGGTGAAGCAGTTTGTCCGTTCATTAAAAGTGAATGCATTCGACTAGTATATCGACTTGGAGCATGAGTCAATTGATAGTTAGGAGTAGCTCGAGAAGGAATTTCTCCATCAGTTTTACAGCACTTGATGAACTGTGAGTATGATAGAGTTGACTGGCACTAAGCAAAGAAAAGATGAGCCTATGGTGGATTACATCAATCATTGGAGGTCATTGAGTTTGGACTGCAAAGATCGCCTTTCTGAAATATTCGTTATGGAAATATGCACTAAAGGAATGCATTGGGGCCTTCTATACATACTGCAAGAAATTAAACCACGAACATTTGAAGAACTTACTACACGAGCACATGACATGGATTTAAGCATTGCAAGTCATGGGAAGGTGTCTCCTTTTGGTGAtcttactaaagaaaaaaaggagtTCAAGAAAGGTACAACCCCAAAGATATATACTAAAGAATCCATGGAGATGAAAGCAACTTCAGTAAAGGtcacaacaaaacaaaaagtgAAGAAAGAAGAAACCTCCAAGAAACAACCGAGGGAGGAAAAGTATCGCCCAACTTTGGAAGAGTTGGAAGCAAAAGTTTACCCGTTTCCAGGTTCAGACGTACCTACAATCCTTGATGAGTTGTTGTACAAAAAATCCATTGATCTTTCAAAATCAAGAGGCCTAAGGAAATTAATAGGGTTAATGATTCTAAGTACTGCAAGTTTCATCACATCATTGGCCACCCGACAGGGAAATGCTTCATTTTGAAGGAGAAAATCATAACACTAGTAAGTGAAGGGAAAATCATCATCCACATGGATGAAACCATGGATGCAAATCATGCTAGTGTTATCGATCGCTGAAAATGCTCCATGCCACAGACTATGCGAAGCACCATTTTATTGCAATTTGGGAACTTCAGGCCAGTTGAAGTTGATGCCCCAAGAAGAACTTCTGAAGCTGTAATAGAGGTAGACGATAATTTTGAAAATGATGAGGATGACGGTTGGACTCTTGTTTATCATAAGAAAAAAAGACATCGAGCGGTTCCAAGGATACGACTTCTTGAGCTGAAAGTGATGGGGCATAATGTGGATCAGCTACAGCCATCAAAAAGTGTCAAGTTTAATGCTAGCAAGAGGACTAGTGGTTTCTTGTCACAGAAGGTCCAAAGGCCTGTCACGTTGCatgaattttttctaaaaatattccTTCAAGATAGCTAAGTCAGGGCGACACATATAATTTCCAGCATAGAAGAACCCAAAGAAAGCAAACAAGAGCATCATCTAACAATAGCACAAGAATTTCTTCACCGATGATGAATTGTTGTTAGGGTCCAAACTGAATAACACGCCTTTGTTTGTCGTAGGAGCTATTCGAGAACAATATCTCAATTGCATACTAATCGATGATAGTTCAACGGTTAATATCATGCCAAGGACATTGCTCAAAAGGCTTAGAATCTCTATTGATGAACTGTGCAAAAGCAATATAACAATCCAAGGCTTCAAGCAAAGAGGGCAGCGAGCCAGGGGAAAAATCTCCATAGAATTATCCATTGGCAATATAAAATCAAACATTTTAATTCACGTCATAGATGCtaagacatcatacaacttgttGCTTGGATGCCCCTAATTGCATGAAAATGGAGTGGTGGTATCTACTTTGCATCAGTACATGAAGTATATGAAGGATGGTGAGGTAGTCAAAGTTGATGCAGATATTTATCCTTGCACAAAAATAGAGTCGTACATTgcagatgcaaaattctacttgaacTCTTGTGAGTTAGATGTGAAGAAACCAACACCCTCCAACCCAACTGGGGTTAATTTAAAAGAATAGGTAGGAGTGCAAGCGGGTGTTGCTAAGATATCTACGAAAAGAACTGAAGGAATTGCCATTAAGTTTTGATCATCTGAAAGAGACATGAAAGTAAAGACAGATAATGAGCATTTAGTCTTTCGCTACATTCCACGTGAGCATCGAAGAGAGGGACAACCCTTGCTAGAGGCATGTACTCAAAAAGTTCTCCATCCAAGAAAAGAAATGAGCTAAGAAATGTTGCAAGATTTGAAGAAAAGTATAACTGTACCAGTCATTCAAATCCAACCTATTACTCCTAAGTCCTCAAGAAATGACACCTTAGTTGAAAAGATAAAAGGTAACTTTGATCAAAAGGCTTTCACATTACTTGAAAAATCAGGTTATGACTTCTCAAATTCTACAAGACTAGGAGATCTTAAGGATGAAGTCACTGGCAAAAAAATCCATGGCCTTACAGCATCCCAAATGAAGTTGAGAAAGCAAAGACATTACGTCGCCACTCCTAAGTTTGGGCTAGGATTTAAATTGTCAGAGCCTCTTCAAATTTTAGCTAGGAAGgtgaaggtgaaggaaatgacttCATCTCACCACATCTCAGTAGAAGGGGGAAAAAGGGTGAGGACAAGAAAATACCACAACGGACCTCAGTGTTAAATTGCATAGGAAAATAAACACCTCGTGTCTCTATATTTGATAGATTAGGAGGCAAAGATAGAAGTGGAGCTTCTAACTGTGTAGAAAGACATGTCACCACTGTGAATGCCTGTTTTTCTTCATTTGGGAACCATGGAAAAGCCATCATCTAGAAAGACATTGTTGGGGAATGAACAATAATATTTCTCTGAGGACATTGATGACAAGGAAATTCATAGTGCTTTCCCATCGCGCATGAAAAGAAAGTCTATTTTGTCAATTACCATAGATGGCCCGCTGAAGTTAAGAAAAAGAACTATTATTTTTACCAACCAACATCTTGGAGAAACAAAAGAGGATCCAGAGGAAGCCAGTGCATCATATCATATAACGGTGGAGGACAATCTGTGCCATGATAAAATGGATGATAATGTTCAAGAAGCACCCCCTCAACTAGAGGATGCAGTACAATCGACTATAGATTAACTCAaggagataaacttaggtacatTGGAGAATTCGTGCCCAACCTTTGTTAGTACACTTCTTACACAGCAAGAAGAGAGGGACTACTTCAAGTTATTAGTCAAGTACAAAGATTTCTTTGCCTGGTCATACAAATAAATGTCTGGCCTTAGTCCTAAGGTAGCTATTCATCATTTGGGGATTAAAAATAGGGCACGTCCTGTAAAGCAGTCACAATGAGTGTTTCACCCTGAGTTAGTAACACAAATTGAAGTAGAGGTCAATAAACTCATCGAAGTCGGATTTATTAGAGAGGTGAAATACCCATCATGGATCTCAAATATTGTACCTGTCAAAAACAAGAATGGCCAAATACGTGTGTGTGttaattttcaagacttgaataAGGCGTTTCCGAAGGATGATTTTTTGATACCAATCATAGAGCTCATAGTTGATGCGATAACTGGACATGAAGCTATGTCATTTATGCATGGGTCTTCTGGGTATAACCAAATTAGAATGTCCCCAATAGATGAAGAATGCACTGCTTTTCGAACTCCAAAAGGGATATATTGCTACAAGGTAATGCCTTTTGGTCTAAAGAATGTGGGTTCCACCTACCAACGTGCAATGCAAAACATTTTTGATGACATGTTGCATAAGAGGGTGGAATTCTACGTCGACGACTTGGTGGTGAAGACAAAGTGTAGGGACGGCCATCTTGATGATCTTCGTATTACTTTTGAGAGGTTAAgaaaatttgacttgaaaatgaatCCACTCAAATGCGCTTTTGGAGTTACTTtgggaaagtttcttggctttattATGTATCACCGcggaattgaagttgatcccaCAAAGATTGATGTCATTCAGAAAATACTAGAGCCAAGGAACTTGAGAGACCTCCGCAGTCTGCAAGGAAATTTGGCATTCATTCAAAGGTTCATCTCTAACTTGGCTGGATAATGTCAACCCTTCATCCATCTAATAAAGAAAAATGCCCCTTTCCACTGGGATCAATCATGTCAAAGTGCTTTTAAAAGCATCAAAAGATACTTGTTGAATCCACTTGTGCCCGATAgtccattgatactctacattgcATCACAAGAGCGATCACTTGGAATACTTTTGGATCAAGATAATGAAGCTAAGAGAGAACAAGCATTGTACTATCTAAGTCAAACTTTGATAGGAGCTGAGTTAAATTATATGCAAGATGTGTTTGGCTTTGCTTTATGCGATAAAGAAATAAAGGCATTATTTTGAAGCATACACCATCAAGCTAATTTTCCGAGCTAATCCCGTGAAGTTTTTGATGACTCGTCCAGTTCTCTCAGGATGTCTAGCTAGATAGTCTATATTGTTTAACCAATATGAGATCATATGCATGCCTCCAAAGGCTGTAAAGGGAAAGCACTTGCTAATTTCCTTATTGATCACCCCCTGCTGCCAGAATAGGAGATTTCGGATGAGTTTCCTGATAAAGATGTATTATTTACTGAAGAAATACCGACATGGACAATGCTCTTCGATGGATCAGCACGTCAAGATAGTGCAGGGGCAGGCGTCATGTTGATTTTACCAGAAAGACTAATCTTACCATTTTCATTTATTCTAGGTGAAACATGTTCCAATAATGCTGCAGAGTACCAAGCTTTAATTATTGGACTTGAAATGGCATCAGATATGAAGATTCCACAGTTGGATATCTATGGTGACTCTATGTTGATCATAAATCAAATCTTAGGCAGTTACGAGGTGAAGAAGGAAGATCTTACACCATATCATCGATACACTACTCGTCTGCTTAAAAGTTTTGATAAAGTGTTCTTAAACCACGTCCCAA is part of the Capsicum annuum cultivar UCD-10X-F1 unplaced genomic scaffold, UCD10Xv1.1 ctg3848, whole genome shotgun sequence genome and harbors:
- the LOC124891605 gene encoding uncharacterized protein Mb2253c-like; the encoded protein is MLFDGSARQDSAGAGVMLILPERLILPFSFILGETCSNNAAEYQALIIGLEMASDMKIPQLDIYGDSMLIINQILGSYEVKKEDLTPYHRYTTRLLKSFDKVFLNHVPREENRMADALANLAMTMALGENESTKVQVSHRWVIPGCLNLQLDESLHTSVRVVKEEDWIKPLIEYLKHRRMPEEP